The following is a genomic window from Bacteroidales bacterium.
CCAAAAGACCAAAGGCATTATATTAAATTCAATAAAATATTCCGATTCAAGTATTATAACAAATATTTATACTGAAAATTTTGGAAGGCAAAGCTATATTGTATCAGGAACACATAACAAAAAGTCAAAAACTAAAATCAATATTTTTCAGCCCTTATTCATTTTAAACCTTGATGTGTATTATAAGCCATCAAGGGAAATACAGCGTATTAAAGAGGCAAAAATTTTTTCACCTTTAAAAACAATTCCATACGATATTGTTAAAAGCTCAACAACTATATTTCTTTCTGAAATATTATCAAAAGTATTATATGAACAAACTCCCAACAAAGACCTTTTTGAGTTTTTAATTAATTCTATTAAAATATTTGATACAATTGAAAACGGGAAATCAAATTTTCATCTTTTATTCTTATTAAAGCTTTCAAAACACCTTGGTTTTGAACCAAATATTGATGATTCTATAAATAGTCGGTTTTTTGATTTAGTAGAAGGAAAACTTGTTGATTTTAAACCCGCACATAATCATCACATTTCAGAAAAACACCATAATACTTTCAGGGAATTATTAAATAAAAAATATGAAAATTTACATGATATAAAATTAAATAATCATACACGAAGATATTTTTTAGAAAAGATAGTTGAATACTATAAAATACATATCCCAGGTATTAAAGAAATTAAATCACTCGAAGTATTAAATTCCTTGTTTAATACATAAATAATGCCACTAAGAAAACTCTTGAAATTTATCATTATGCTGTCATTTCGACTGAAAGGAGAAATCTCATTCAATTGATATACTTTGTGTTATGAGATTTCTCACTTCGTTCGAAATGACAATATAAGAGTTTTCTTAGATGAACTAAATAGTAATTAATTAATCCATTTTTTACTTAGTGTTTATAAGAACTCCTATTTTTTTAAAGACACTACTTAAATTTCATAATAAAAAATCCTGCATTATAAACAGAATAATACAAAAAATCTTTACTTTTATCCGCACTTATTATAAAAAACAATATATATGATTACATCAAAATTGCCTGATACAGGTACAACTATTTTTGCTGTAATGTCGAAAATGGCAAAAGATTATAATGCCATTGATTTATCAAGAGGATATCCCGAATTTAATTGCTCAACGGAACTTATTGAACTGGTAAATAAGCACATGAGAAATGGGCATAATCAATATGCTCCTGTTGAAGGAATTATCTCGTTAAGAGAAATTATTTCTCAAAAAACCGAAGAATTATATTCATTAAAATATGATGCCGAAAAAGAAATAACAATTACAAGCGGCGCAACCCAAGCAATTTTTACTGCAATTTCAGCTTTTGTAGGCGAAGAAGATGAGGTAATTATTCTTGAACCTGCTTACGATTGTTATGTCCCTGCAATTGAAATTCACAGAGGTGTTCCTGTTTTTGTGCAGCTTAAATCTCCTGACTATAAAATTGACTGGGAAGAAGTACAAAAATTAGTCAACCAAAAGACAAGGATGATTATTATAAATTCTCCGCATAATCCTACAGGAACAATTTTAAATTCGCATGACCTTGAAAAGCTAAAAAAAATAGTATTAGGCACAAATATTATAATTCTTAGTGATGAAGTTTATGAACATATTATTTTTGATGGTTATGAACATCAAAGTATAGCCCGTTTTCCTCAACTTGCAGAACGTTCAATAATTATTTCTTCGTTTGGTAAAACATTTCATATTACAGGATGGAGAATTGGTTATTGTGTTGCTCCAAAAAACTTAATGAGTGAATTCAGAAAAGTTCATCAGTTTTTAATGTACACTGTTAATACTCCTATTCAGTATGCTCTATCTGAATATCTTAAAAATAAAAATGAGTATTTAAAATTAGGTAATTTTTTTGCTGAAAAACGTAATTATTTCATTAGCCTGATAAAAGATTCAAAATTCATAATACGCCCCTCGGAAGGCACTTATTTTCAATTGCTTGATTACAGTAAAATATCTGATGAAAAAGACATGGATTTTTCAATCCGTTTAATAAAAGAATTTGGTATAGCATCAATTCCTGTTTCTTCATTTTTCCATGATAAGATTGATGAAAAAATCCTCAGATTTTGTTTTGCAAAAGAAAACAACACCTTGGAAAAAGCCGCAGAAAAACTGCTACAAATAGGAAAATAGATTTTGTATCTACTCAGTATCTTATACTTCGACTATGCGTTCGACTGAGCTCACGCCGAAGTCTCAGCATAAAAGTTTGGGTTTTATAAAGTGCCTAAAGTTTAGAGTGCCTAAAGTACTTAAAGTTTTAATTTCTTACCAATTACTTGCTAAATTACTCATATTGTTAATATTTTTTATAAGGTATTTCCCGAAAAAATCAGGATAACCTGTCCCGTACCAACGGTCAGGAGGCTGTGATATCGCTCCTTCTCTGTAGTAAAACTACGAAAGATAAGTTGCGCTTAGTTCCTTATTATCCATATTAAATAACTCCTGCCTGCCGGTAGGCAAGTTAGGCACTCTAAACTTTAGGCACTTTAAGTACTTATTAGTTATAAATTTTTATATATTTATTTTTGTTCCATCAATGAATTTGAATATTTTTGTGTCTTAAATTCTCAGAAAACAAATGGCCCCGTAGTTCAATGGATAGAACGGAAGTTTCCTAAACTTTAGATACAGGTTCGATTCCTGTCGGGGCTACTTAATGTTGTTGATACTCAGCCACATAGTTGTAATATTATTGTTTTTGCAGCTATTATTTCCCCCAACTTTCTTAAACTAAATCAAATATTTGCGAAAACCCCGGACATTATGGACAAACATTAAAGGAAATCTCTAAAAATAGTAAAGTTCAAGGCATAAGAAATTTTAAAACCGCAGTTTACTATTGTAAATGAGGATTTTAAAATTTTGCAATAACGCTGAAATTTGCATTTTTAGAGGTTACCTAA
Proteins encoded in this region:
- the recO gene encoding DNA repair protein RecO, translated to MLQKTKGIILNSIKYSDSSIITNIYTENFGRQSYIVSGTHNKKSKTKINIFQPLFILNLDVYYKPSREIQRIKEAKIFSPLKTIPYDIVKSSTTIFLSEILSKVLYEQTPNKDLFEFLINSIKIFDTIENGKSNFHLLFLLKLSKHLGFEPNIDDSINSRFFDLVEGKLVDFKPAHNHHISEKHHNTFRELLNKKYENLHDIKLNNHTRRYFLEKIVEYYKIHIPGIKEIKSLEVLNSLFNT
- a CDS encoding methionine aminotransferase is translated as MITSKLPDTGTTIFAVMSKMAKDYNAIDLSRGYPEFNCSTELIELVNKHMRNGHNQYAPVEGIISLREIISQKTEELYSLKYDAEKEITITSGATQAIFTAISAFVGEEDEVIILEPAYDCYVPAIEIHRGVPVFVQLKSPDYKIDWEEVQKLVNQKTRMIIINSPHNPTGTILNSHDLEKLKKIVLGTNIIILSDEVYEHIIFDGYEHQSIARFPQLAERSIIISSFGKTFHITGWRIGYCVAPKNLMSEFRKVHQFLMYTVNTPIQYALSEYLKNKNEYLKLGNFFAEKRNYFISLIKDSKFIIRPSEGTYFQLLDYSKISDEKDMDFSIRLIKEFGIASIPVSSFFHDKIDEKILRFCFAKENNTLEKAAEKLLQIGK